The following is a genomic window from Thunnus maccoyii chromosome 13, fThuMac1.1, whole genome shotgun sequence.
aaaaataGCCTGACTGTCAAAATAGCTTTCACAGTAggctgaaatattaaaaaaaaaaaaaaaaaaaacactttacaaCTACCCTGCCCCTCATCTGGAGATCTCCTGCATTGAATGTGTGATCTTCTCCTCCCACTGTGCTTTATGTCCATTTGAAGAATAGATGATTGACTTTTATCAAATTTTAGTGGATTCACCACACCAGCAGTAGCTCTACTGTTTTAGAAATCCAGTGAACCTACTATGTGCTTGTGttggataaataaaaaaaaaaaaaattatttcatgGATTTGGGGCTATTTGACTGTGCCAAACTACATTATGTCGTGCAGAAGTAGATGACTGAACACCAGGACCTGGTGCACATGCCAGAGTCAGGCTCAGACTTTTAAAGGCTGTGTGGTGACTTTTCAGAAATAACTGACACATTTAAAACTGTACCTGCTGGCTAGATGGCTCACTCAGAACATAACTCTGAGGCTTTAATCTTCTCCTTTGTCattcttttctttgttatacGCATCAGTCTCTTTTTTGTCAACTGAgtgtacatgcatgcacaagcaTGTGCTTACTTGTAAAATTCAAGTCAGCTGTTGTGATTTTGACTGAATGTACACCACATACTGATTTCTTTATAGTGGCCAGTGCAGCATCTCAACTCCCAAATTTCCCTACAGATCAAAGTTACTGTTTTGAAACTTACTGTTTCAACTGCTTGAAAAGTAAAGTTTCAATACTTCTACAGTTTATGTTCCAAATTCAGAATATCCACACTAAGCTGAAGTGTGAAGTTCAAGACTACTGGCCTTTCTCTTGCGTTCCTTTGAAAGCAGGtatattttgaatgaaatgacaGCTTCGAGAAAATGGTGAATGTACAATCCCTTCCATTTCCCTCCAGTTGTAATTGTTTTGATACCTAATAGATACAACTGAGATTAATTAGCGTGAAGTTGAAAGAGTAAAAGGTTTGTTTGCTACAGTCAAGGTCATTAACCAAAATTCTCTGGTGATGGCATGACAAATTGGAcccattaaaatgattttgttttggCTCAACATGGCTTGTTTAATGATAAATGCATCCTCAGGGAACAAACACTATGCAGAAGACGAGTCATCATATTGCACTGTTAATTCCCCATTGTATGTACAAagttcacaaaatgttttgttagttCTTACAGTTTTACATATTGTtagaaaagtacatttaaatacagtacatctaAATAAGCAACATAATTATGCAATAATGGTACTTAACAATAATTACGCCTTTTTGTCTGTCATGCGACCAATCGGAAAAGTCCAAATCAGTCAGTGATTGCACTGTGAATGGTCCTGGTTTCTTTGCAATGTGAGGAATCCCGGGAACTGAAAGTTCAATCTGTTATTAAACTCTGTCTGTCATCTAGTCACAAGAGGTCATTTTCATCAGGTTGGGGCAACATAGTGCTCCTGGACTGGGCTCTGATTTATGCAGCACTTTGGATGAACAAAGTTGACTGGATCACAGGTGTTTGATTGGGAAAGAGTCTCTGACTTTGAAAAAGACCAAGACTGTACCAAAGTTAATTTAGGCAGAGGTCTTGCCAGTATTTGGAGGACTCAACTGTCACATCAACATTATGTCCTCATCATCAcctattttaattcattttattcgGATAAGATTACATGTATGCCTGCCTTTAAGAGAGAGTGGTGAGGTGATAATTAGATGTTTGTTTTGAGTGCAAAACAAGTGAAGGTGTTCTCCGCGGATCAAATTAATGTCATTAATAGGCTTTGACTTTCTCAGTATCAGCTGGAAGCTTCATCTCTGGAGATCAATGAGGAAAGTTTATCTTCCCCTGTCCTCAGGTTAGACATGCAGCCATCCACATGCTGCTTTTGAAGTCAGTATCACATAGTTAGTATTAAACCAGGTAATCAGGTGAGCTTCATTCACTGACTTTTACGCATTTACATTTATGCATGTTTGAACGCTgagaattgattttaaacacTCTTATATTTGAATGTGCTCATTATAGTGACATGATATGATGCATACACAGCCTTTAGAGGCCTGTGTGTATAATGTGATATGATCCTTTATGCAGAGGCTGTCCTGCAACACACAGCCTGTGGAGTTCAACTATGTCTTTTCTCAGGACTGTTTTAAACAACTCTGTCATCATTCATCCTCCGGGCTTCTATATCATCGGATTTCAAACATTTCCTTACATCAGTGTCTACTTCATCTTTATAGCATTTGTTTATGTAGTTACACTGCTATTCAATAGTTTGGTGATCTACGTAATTGCTTTTAATCATTGTTTACACACCCCAAAATTTTTGGCTGTTGTCAATCTCGCAGTAATTGATTTAATCCTAAACACATGCACTATTCCCAGCATGATAAAGATATTTCTAATTGAAGACAACTTTATTCCATTCAACTTATGCTTGTTACAAATGTTTGTCTACTATACTTGTGCATCGTTGGAGTCATATGCGCTGGCAATACTTGCCTACGACAGGTTGATTGCAATATGTTTTCCTCTGCGGCAAAACTCCATCAACACTGTGCGGAGCATGTGTTGTATTGTTGGCCTGACTTGGTCTTCTGCTTTGGGAGTTACAGCATTTTCAGTGGGTATAATGACTCGACTGTCTTTTTGTAACTCTGTCAGAGTATTCAGCTATTTCTGTGACTATGCACCTGTGTTTAGACTGGCCTGTAATGATTATACAATGCAGTGGTTTGCAGCTTCATTTCTCACTGTTTTGCTCCTTGTAGGACCCTTTACTTTCATTCTTCTGTCCTATGTCAGCATCCTGGTGACTGTGTTCAGGATGAAATCACTGGACAGTCGGGTGAAAGCTCTGGCCACTTGTGTTGAGCATCTCATCCTTGTGGCTGTATTTTACATTCCACTTATTACCATTTTTACTATCGGGTTTTATCTGCGACTCATTGATCCAGACCAGCGTGTGCTGAGCCTGTCGCTGGCCTCTTGCATCCCACCCTGCATCAATCCTGTTGTATATTCCTTGAAAACTAAAGAGATCAAAATCAGAGCTGTTGCACTGGttagaaaaattaaaattggcacacaacaaacacaccaacataAAAACTATACTTTCAATATTAATAAGACGTAGCAATAATCTAGATGTTTGTGCAGTATCTGTCAGGCGTTTGACAGAAAGGTGTCAAACTGGTCACGTGAGGTCACCAGCAACAAGAGGGCTATGAACAGAGAACTGTAGGCAAACCACACAATTTAATTTTATGTGATTTAATTAATGTTGCCATAATGTGTAAtataacacatacatatatgtttaGCTGAAGATAGTCAAGGCCTTACACTAAAGAAAAGAataatttcatgtcatttttaccACTTTTATGTAACACATAGATGTATTCTATAGGTATTGAACAAACTGTtcaaagtgtgtgtgatgttttttcCTATATATCTGACTTTTTACAGACATTAAATTTATTATGAATATCCTGTTTAGTCTGGGCCAATATGATGTAAGTGTATATAAAATCTTTTATCATTCTGTTCATCAGTAATAAACACATGTAGTGTTATCTCATATATacaattgtacatttttatgtaaaggTATCATTAAATAGTTTTGGAGAAGCCCACTGAGAAAATAACATGACCCTCTGAAGATAGTTTTGAGCACACAGAAATTGCTGGATCCTCTTGTTAGCGAGACTACAAATGAATCCCATCTGATAATATTCTGTAGACTTCTTATTGTATCTGCAGGTTTGTGCtaacattatatattttgtgaaCTGTCTAAGATTTTgggtgtggaaaaaaaagagacaatctgatgatatttaattttaacaattCATTTTCAAAGCTTAATTTCCAAATTTAGAGCTACTTTAACTGCTCAGTAACGTTATGTTTGAATGAtgagacatttcactgatgTAAGCCAGCCACTGAATGATCAGTCTAGCATGGAAAGTAGAGCTGTCCTGGTGTGTGTCCTGACCTCTAATAACATTGCAGCGTCACATGCAACATGTTTATTCATACCAACATTGTGGTATCATAGTACTAGTACTCTATGAGTTTAgtgattttcaatattttggaataaaaataGCCTGACTGTCAAAATAGCTTTCACAGTAggctgaaatattaaaaaaaaaaaaaaaaaacactttacaaCTACCCTGCCCCTCATCTGGAGATCTCCTGCATTGAATGTGTGATCTTCTCCTCCCACTGTGTTTTATGTCCATTTGAAGAATAGATGATTGACTTTTGTCAAATTTCAGTGGATTCACCACACCAGCAGTAGCTCTACTGTTTTAGAAATCCAGTGAACCTACTATGTGCTTGTGttggataaataaaaaaaaataaaaaattatttcaTGGATTTGGGGCTATTTGACTGTGCCAAGCTACATTATGTCGTGCAGCAGTAGATGACTGAACACCAGGACCTGGTGCACATGCCAGAGTCAGGCTCAGACTTTTAAAGGCTGCGTGGTGACTTTTCAGAAATAACTGACACATTTAAAACTGTACCTGCTGGCTAGATGGCTCACTCAGAACATAACTCTGAGGCTTTAATCTTCTCCTTTGTCattcttttctttgttatacGCATCAGTCTCTTTTTTGTCAACTGAgtgtacatgcatgcacaagcaTGTGCTTACTTGTAAAATTCAAGTCAGCTGTTGTGATTTTGACTGAATGTACACCACATACTGATTTCTTTATAGTGGCCAGTGCAGCATCTCAACTCCCAAATTTCCCTACAGATCAAAGTTACTGTTTTGAAACTTACTGTTTCAACTGCTTGAAAAGTAAAGTTTCAATACTTCTACAGTTTATGTTCCAAATTCAGAATATCCACACTAAGCTGAAGTGTGAAGTTCAAGACTACTGGCCTTTCTCTTGCGTTCCTTTGAAAGCAGGtatattttgaatgaaatgacaGCTTCGAGAAAATGGTGAATGTACAATCCCTTCCATTTCCCTCCAGTTGTAATTGTTTTGATACCTAATAGATACAACTGAGATTAATTAGCGTGAAGTTGAAAGAGTAAAAGGTTTGTTTGCAACAGTCAAGGTCATTAACCAAAATTCTCTGGTGATGGCATGACAAATTGGAcccattaaaatgattttgttttggCTCAACATGGCTTGTTTAATGATAAATGCATCCTCAGGGAACAAACACTATGCAGAAGACGAGTCATCATATTGCACTGTTAATTCCCCATTGTATGTACAAagttcacaaaatgttttgttagttCTTACAGTTTTACATATTGTtagaaaagtacatttaaatacagtacatctaAATAAGCAACATAATTATGCAATAATGGTACTTAACAATAATTACGCCTTTTTGTCTGTCATGCGACCAAtataacacatacatatatgttaAGCTGAAGAGAGTCAAGGCCTTAAACTAAAGAAAAGAataatttcatgtcatttttaccACTTTTATGTAACACATAGATGTATTCTATAGGTATTGAACAAActgtttaaagtgtgtgtgatgttttttcCTATATATCTGactttttacagacatttaatttattatgaaTATCCTGTTCATTCTGGGTCAATATGATATAAGTGTATATAAAATCTTTTATCAGTCTGTTCATCAGTAATAAACACATGTAGAGTCAGAGTCATCTTGTATATacaattgtacatttttatgtaaatgtatcaATAAAGAGTTTTTGAGAGGCCCACTGAGAAAATAACATGACCCATGACTGAAAGAATAACATGAGATGGTTTTGAGGACAACAAAGTTGCTGGATCCACTTGTTAGTGAGACTACAAATGAATCCCATCTGGTAATACTCTGTAGACTTTTGAGCATCTCATCCTTGTGGCTGTATTTTACATTCCTCTTATTATCGTTTTTACTATTGCATTTTATCTGCGACTCATTGACCTGGACCAGCATGTGCTTAACCTGTTGCTGGCCTCTTGCATCCCACCCTGCATCAATCCTATTGTATATTCTTTGAAAACCAAAGAGATCAAAATCAGAGCTGTTGCACTGGTTGGAAGAACTAAAATTGGCACACAGCAAATACACCAATGTAAAAGCAAAACTTGAAGTGTTGTAAAAGTAAAGGAAAAAACTAGGTCCTAAATGTTGGTGTAGAGAGTTAAAAAGCCAAGAGACTGGACTATGTCTTATTTTCAGGAAaatggtaaataaaaaaaaaaaaagaattggcACACAACATTGTCGTTTCAAACAATTATTTATCTGCTGCATGCCTATGGCTTTAGTCATTTCCAATATTTCTGAATAAAGGGGCCTGACTGTAAAAGGGGCTTTCACAGCAAGCCAAatagttaaaaacataaactgaTTACTACTGCGCAACAAACCTTAGTTTTGTGCTTCATTTCTATTAAAACAGTAAATTCCCTCATCATACTGAAAAGGCTGCACCAAATTACTTTCAACTCTACTGTTTGACGAACCTAATAAAACAAGTTTGCTTTTGTTATGTTGTGCTCACACCAAACACGAAGTGAATTTTCGCCTTGTGTTACTTGTGCGAGTTTGAATGCaggaacatttgtttttctttgcataATTCGTGCAAGTTTGGCCACGGGATCATTTGTGCTTATTCTCCCCAAACAGCCAGTGAGCAATGGCAGGCACCGGCTAGTCCCCACCTGGACAATGGGAGCCAGCCAGTGATGTTACTGAAGCTCAGCCTGCCTGCCAGCTCAGTCCTGCTGCTAACAACATTCTTTCCGACACTTATCACCTTTCTACGTGACCGCATGGCCTAAAGGACAAGGTGTCTGACTTCAGATCAGAAGATTGAGGGTTAGAATCCCTTCATGGTTGAATATCCCTGCTTCTGTAGGATCTGCATATGCGTCTGTTGAGGAGCGAAAATCCCACTCAGAAGCTGTGGACATGTATATTGAACAATGCGACATTGCTGCCTATGGGTAAAAAACTACCAGAAGTCACAGAAATACAGCAGATTAAATGGGGTGTGTGGGAAAAGTTTTAGGAACTTGGAGGAAATATGGGTTTTCTATGATTAACACTTATACCATAGGTTGTACCTGCAAAAATTCTGCACCCTTGCTCCGCCTATTATGGGCACATTCAGCAGGAGTAACGCTTCGGAGGAATCCTGGTGTACGTCAGTTCCTTCGAATAAAAGcattgtgtttttcctgccaTGAACATCTGTATGCAAAGCATTGGCTTTGCAGTGTTTGGCACCATGACATTGCTGATTGTGACGAAAAAATACTTGTAAGTGGAGCAATGCTTTGGAGGAAGTGTGCCATAAAGATGTTTGGTGTGTACACCAGAATTATGCAGAGAAAACCTACATCTGCCATGGAATAACTTTGAGATGGACAGCAGCAAATGACTAACCTCATTTTGCTCAATGGGAACAAAGCTTTCAGGAGAAACGGACTGAATCCCTTTGCATCTTGCATAGAAAGGGAGTGTTGTGCTGTGAGTGCCCCTTGACTGAAAAGGCATACCAATTAAACATTGTCTGTAACAAGTCTGCCTTTCTCCGCCCAAGCCATACCTACTTCCACTTGTTGGTAGAAGAGATCTGCCATAGCCCTCATGGTAATGTACAATGAAAGTATGATGACAAACACAATATTCCAAGtcttaaataaaatgcagtgaTTGCAAGATGAAAttactataaatataaaaatctgcatTGCGAAAGGAAATCGTGTCCAGCAACTGGTAGGTTTGAAGGCCAAGTAGGAACCGGCTGCAACATCGGTGGGGCATTGACTTTCAGGGAAAAGACTCCTTTTACAAGG
Proteins encoded in this region:
- the LOC121910534 gene encoding olfactory receptor 2AT4-like; this translates as MSFLRTVLNNSVIIHPPGFYIIGFQTFPYISVYFIFIAFVYVVTLLFNSLVIYVIAFNHCLHTPKFLAVVNLAVIDLILNTCTIPSMIKIFLIEDNFIPFNLCLLQMFVYYTCASLESYALAILAYDRLIAICFPLRQNSINTVRSMCCIVGLTWSSALGVTAFSVGIMTRLSFCNSVRVFSYFCDYAPVFRLACNDYTMQWFAASFLTVLLLVGPFTFILLSYVSILVTVFRMKSLDSRVKALATCVEHLILVAVFYIPLITIFTIGFYLRLIDPDQRVLSLSLASCIPPCINPVVYSLKTKEIKIRAVALVNLVIIHSLKSFPDCWILLG